In Candidatus Pelagibacter sp. HIMB1321, a single genomic region encodes these proteins:
- the rplQ gene encoding 50S ribosomal protein L17, with protein sequence MRHGMANKKLNRTSEHRKALLKNMLNSLIKYEQIKTTLPKAKFLKPQADKIITLGKKETLQTTKMLVSKLQDVKSANKVKKTLSKRYEKRNGGYTRIIKAGFRYGDNAPMAIIEFVDRDVEAKRIDKPKKDKAATENKKVEEKTTATA encoded by the coding sequence ATGAGACACGGAATGGCTAATAAGAAGTTGAATAGAACTTCTGAACACCGAAAAGCCCTACTAAAGAATATGCTTAATTCATTAATTAAGTATGAGCAAATTAAAACAACATTGCCAAAAGCAAAGTTTTTAAAGCCACAGGCTGATAAAATAATTACTCTTGGTAAAAAAGAAACTTTACAAACAACTAAAATGCTTGTCTCGAAGTTACAAGATGTGAAATCTGCTAACAAGGTGAAGAAAACTCTTTCTAAAAGATATGAAAAAAGAAATGGTGGTTATACAAGAATAATTAAAGCAGGTTTTAGATATGGTGACAATGCACCTATGGCAATCATTGAATTTGTTGATAGAGATGTTGAGGCTAAAAGAATAGATAAACCAAAAAAAGATAAAGCTGCTACAGAAAATAAAAAGGTTGAAGAAAAAACAACTGCCACAGCATAG
- a CDS encoding DNA-directed RNA polymerase subunit alpha, producing the protein METENVNVKNWKSLIKPSKLDVKISDDLTHAKIIAEPLEKGYGLTLGNSLRRILLSSIRGAAVTSIQIDGVLHEFTSIKGVREDVTDIVLNVKSLALKCSSEGTKKLILDAKGPGEIKASDITPVADVEILNPDLVICNLDENTNFHMEMNVNTGKGYVPAELNKPEEPPLGLIAIDSLYSPVKKVSYSVSTAREGKALDYDKLTMEVETNGSISAEDAVAYSARIFQDQLKMFVNFDEPVEAPVKEVSTEPEFNKNLLRKVDELELSVRSMNCLKNDNIIYIGDLVQKSEGEMLRTPNFGRKSLNEIKEVLTGMSLYLGMEIPNWPPDNIAEMSKKLEEAI; encoded by the coding sequence ATGGAAACCGAAAATGTTAATGTTAAAAATTGGAAGTCATTAATTAAACCTAGTAAACTAGATGTAAAGATTAGTGATGACTTAACACATGCAAAAATAATTGCTGAACCATTAGAAAAAGGCTACGGGCTAACTTTAGGAAATTCTTTAAGAAGAATTCTTTTATCTTCAATTAGAGGAGCAGCAGTAACATCAATTCAAATCGATGGTGTTTTACATGAGTTTACTTCAATTAAAGGTGTAAGAGAAGATGTAACTGACATCGTTTTAAATGTTAAATCTTTAGCTTTAAAATGCTCATCTGAGGGAACTAAAAAATTAATTTTAGATGCAAAAGGACCAGGAGAAATTAAAGCTTCTGATATAACACCAGTTGCTGATGTTGAGATTTTAAATCCAGATTTAGTAATTTGTAATTTAGATGAAAATACTAATTTTCATATGGAAATGAATGTTAATACTGGAAAAGGTTATGTTCCAGCTGAATTAAATAAGCCAGAAGAACCACCTTTAGGATTAATTGCAATTGACTCTTTATATAGTCCTGTAAAAAAAGTTTCTTATTCTGTAAGCACAGCTAGAGAAGGAAAAGCTCTTGATTACGATAAATTAACAATGGAAGTAGAAACAAATGGTTCAATTTCTGCTGAAGATGCAGTTGCATATTCAGCAAGAATTTTTCAAGATCAGCTTAAAATGTTCGTTAATTTTGATGAGCCTGTTGAAGCTCCAGTTAAAGAGGTATCTACTGAACCAGAATTCAATAAAAATTTATTAAGAAAAGTTGATGAATTAGAACTTTCTGTAAGATCAATGAATTGTCTTAAAAATGATAATATAATTTATATTGGTGATCTTGTTCAAAAATCAGAAGGTGAAATGTTAAGAACACCAAATTTTGGCAGAAAATCTTTAAATGAAATAAAAGAGGTTTTAACTGGTATGTCTTTATATCTTGGTATGGAAATACCAAACTGGCCACCAGATAACATTGCTGAAATGTCGAAAAAACTTGAGGAAGCTATCTAA
- the rpsK gene encoding 30S ribosomal protein S11, protein MVKTEKVESKDQKVEKSSKKSNKSSYSKKKKIKKNILNGIAYVQSTFNNTIISIADTNGNVVSWASAGQKGFKGSRKSTPYAAQIAADAAASKALEYGMKTLSVEVKGPGSGRETALRALQARGFKILSIKDTTPMPHNGTRPPKKRRV, encoded by the coding sequence ATGGTAAAAACTGAAAAAGTTGAAAGTAAAGATCAAAAAGTAGAAAAATCTTCAAAAAAATCTAATAAAAGTTCTTATTCAAAAAAGAAGAAAATTAAAAAAAATATTTTAAATGGTATTGCATATGTTCAATCAACATTTAACAATACTATAATATCAATTGCTGATACTAATGGAAATGTTGTTTCATGGGCATCAGCTGGACAAAAAGGTTTTAAAGGATCAAGAAAATCTACTCCTTATGCTGCGCAAATTGCTGCTGATGCAGCAGCTTCTAAAGCATTAGAGTATGGAATGAAAACTCTATCAGTTGAAGTGAAAGGTCCAGGATCTGGTAGAGAAACTGCATTAAGAGCTTTACAAGCAAGAGGATTTAAAATTTTATCTATTAAAGATACAACACCAATGCCACATAATGGTACACGTCCACCAAAAAAAAGGAGAGTTTAA
- the rpsM gene encoding 30S ribosomal protein S13 — translation MARIAGINIPQNKLVHIGLTYIYGIGDKFSQQICSSLEIPKQKRVNELTDDEILKIREYIDQNFKVEGDLRRDYSLSIKRLIDLACYRGTRHRKKLPVRGQRTRCNARTRKGKAIAIAGKKLTPTKK, via the coding sequence ATGGCTCGTATCGCAGGTATAAATATTCCACAAAATAAACTTGTTCACATAGGTTTAACTTATATTTATGGAATTGGTGATAAATTTTCTCAACAAATTTGTTCTTCATTAGAAATTCCGAAACAAAAAAGAGTAAATGAATTAACTGATGATGAGATTTTAAAAATTAGAGAATACATTGATCAAAATTTTAAAGTTGAAGGTGATTTAAGAAGAGATTATTCGTTAAGTATAAAGAGACTTATCGATTTAGCCTGTTATAGAGGTACAAGACATAGAAAAAAATTACCTGTACGAGGTCAAAGAACTAGATGCAATGCCAGAACCAGAAAAGGAAAGGCTATTGCTATTGCAGGAAAAAAATTAACACCAACTAAGAAATAA
- a CDS encoding adenylate kinase, translated as MNIILFGPPGAGKGTQAQQIVNKYNYFQLSTGDLLRDEVKRNTDLGKQIEEKISKGNFVSDEIVNELLKKTIKDLKFRDRIIFDGYPRTIEQSKNLDIILKEFDEKIDLIISLHVPREIIEKRIEGRLICEKCNTTLNKFFNEEEIKMHPCGADRFIKRKDDNSETLMNRYDIYTQTTKPVIDFLSQKSFFHEIDGTLKISEITNKINTFLNV; from the coding sequence GTGAATATAATTCTATTTGGACCACCGGGTGCTGGTAAAGGCACTCAAGCTCAACAAATTGTTAATAAGTATAACTATTTTCAATTATCCACTGGTGATTTATTAAGAGATGAAGTCAAAAGAAATACCGATTTGGGAAAACAAATTGAAGAAAAAATCTCCAAAGGTAATTTTGTTTCAGATGAAATTGTAAATGAGTTATTAAAAAAAACTATTAAAGATTTAAAATTTAGAGATAGAATTATTTTTGATGGATATCCAAGAACAATCGAACAGTCTAAAAATTTAGATATAATTTTAAAAGAATTTGATGAAAAAATAGATTTAATAATATCACTTCATGTTCCAAGAGAGATTATAGAGAAAAGAATAGAGGGCAGACTTATATGTGAAAAATGTAACACTACTTTAAATAAGTTCTTTAATGAGGAAGAAATTAAAATGCATCCGTGTGGTGCAGATCGATTTATTAAAAGAAAAGATGATAATTCAGAAACTTTAATGAATAGATACGATATATATACACAAACAACAAAACCAGTGATTGATTTTCTATCGCAAAAAAGTTTTTTTCATGAAATTGATGGAACACTTAAAATAAGTGAAATAACCAATAAAATTAACACTTTTCTTAATGTTTAA
- the secY gene encoding preprotein translocase subunit SecY: MSSSSSSIDLRNRILFTIGILAVYRFGTFVPLPGIDPEQLKILMDSNQKGLLGMFNVFAGGAVSRMAIFALGIMPYISSAIIVQLLTGVSDYFKNLKAQGETGRAKITQITRYGTVLLATVQGYGLAVGLESSANLVINAGLFFKISTVTTIVAGTIFLMWLGEQITQRGIGNGISLIIFAGIVAEIPRALVTTFELGRTGAVSTLMILAIFILLIATILFVVFMERALRKILINYPKRQMGNKMYGGESSHLPLKINQAGVIPAIFASALLLLPVTFSNFNFSDNETFLNLSSYFTQGQPLYMLLYASGIIFFTFFYVSITFNPTETADNLRKYGGFVPGIRPGESTAIYIQNISTKLTTIGALYLTLVCLMPEFLIANYPIPFYLGGASILIVVVVAIDTVTQIQTRLMSAQYEQLIKKTKFGR; encoded by the coding sequence ATGAGTTCATCATCTTCCTCAATTGATTTAAGAAATAGAATTCTTTTTACTATTGGTATTTTAGCTGTTTATAGATTTGGAACATTTGTTCCACTACCAGGTATAGATCCAGAGCAACTTAAAATATTGATGGATAGTAATCAAAAAGGATTACTTGGTATGTTTAATGTATTTGCGGGTGGAGCAGTAAGTAGAATGGCAATATTTGCTTTAGGAATTATGCCTTACATTTCTTCTGCTATCATTGTTCAGTTATTAACGGGTGTATCTGATTACTTTAAAAATTTGAAAGCTCAAGGTGAAACAGGAAGAGCAAAGATAACGCAAATAACTAGATATGGTACAGTGCTTCTTGCTACTGTCCAAGGTTATGGTTTAGCTGTAGGATTAGAATCTTCTGCAAATTTAGTAATAAATGCAGGTTTATTTTTCAAGATTTCAACTGTTACAACCATTGTTGCAGGAACAATTTTTTTAATGTGGCTAGGGGAGCAAATTACTCAAAGGGGTATTGGTAATGGAATTTCATTAATAATCTTCGCAGGTATTGTAGCAGAAATTCCAAGAGCTTTAGTTACAACTTTTGAACTAGGAAGAACTGGAGCTGTTTCAACATTAATGATTTTAGCAATATTTATTTTATTAATTGCAACTATTTTATTTGTTGTGTTTATGGAAAGAGCTCTAAGAAAAATTTTAATTAATTATCCCAAAAGACAAATGGGGAATAAGATGTATGGTGGAGAGTCATCGCATCTACCATTAAAAATAAATCAAGCAGGTGTAATTCCTGCAATTTTTGCCTCAGCTCTTCTATTATTACCAGTAACTTTTTCTAATTTTAATTTTTCTGATAACGAAACATTTTTAAATTTGAGTTCTTATTTTACTCAAGGTCAACCACTTTACATGCTGTTGTATGCATCAGGTATAATCTTTTTTACTTTTTTCTATGTTTCGATAACTTTTAATCCAACTGAGACAGCAGATAATTTAAGAAAATACGGTGGCTTTGTACCAGGAATAAGACCAGGTGAAAGTACAGCAATTTATATTCAGAATATATCAACAAAACTTACAACAATAGGAGCTTTGTATTTAACCTTAGTCTGTTTAATGCCAGAATTTTTAATTGCAAATTATCCAATACCATTTTATTTAGGTGGTGCATCAATTTTAATTGTTGTTGTGGTAGCTATAGATACAGTTACACAAATCCAAACTAGATTAATGAGTGCTCAATACGAGCAATTGATTAAAAAAACAAAATTTGGAAGATAA
- the rplO gene encoding 50S ribosomal protein L15, producing the protein MTTQLNNREKINKPKIRIGRGIGSGKGKTCGRGVKGQKSRSGVAIKSFEGGQMPLYRRLPKRGFNSISTEKVAILNLEKIQSYIDSKTLNGSELINTESLKKLKIINKNSTKLKILGSGEIKDKVNIEANLASKSAIEKLEKIGGSIQLKK; encoded by the coding sequence ATGACTACACAATTAAATAATAGAGAAAAAATCAACAAACCTAAGATCAGAATAGGTAGAGGAATTGGATCAGGTAAAGGAAAAACCTGCGGCAGAGGTGTTAAAGGACAAAAATCTAGGTCAGGTGTTGCTATAAAAAGTTTTGAAGGTGGCCAGATGCCTTTATACAGACGTCTACCTAAAAGAGGATTTAATTCAATATCTACTGAAAAAGTTGCAATTTTGAACTTAGAAAAAATTCAATCATATATTGATAGTAAAACTCTTAATGGATCAGAACTAATAAATACTGAATCTTTAAAAAAACTTAAAATAATAAACAAAAACTCAACAAAATTAAAAATTTTAGGTTCTGGTGAGATCAAAGATAAAGTTAATATAGAAGCTAATCTTGCATCGAAATCTGCTATTGAAAAGTTAGAGAAAATTGGTGGATCAATTCAACTAAAAAAATAA
- the rpsE gene encoding 30S ribosomal protein S5: MENNKDKKTDDILEKLVHINRITKVVKGGRRFGFSALVVVGNQAGRIGIAHAKAKQVPDAIKKANEMARRKLIHIPLREGRTIHHDVKAKDGSGRIVLRAASKGTGIIAGGPVRAVCEVLGVRDIVAKSMGTSNAHNVIRATIKALMKQNSPKQISAIRNKKISEIIEKRG, translated from the coding sequence ATGGAAAACAATAAAGATAAAAAAACTGATGATATTTTAGAAAAATTAGTCCATATCAACAGAATTACAAAAGTTGTAAAGGGTGGAAGAAGATTTGGATTCTCTGCATTAGTTGTTGTTGGAAACCAAGCTGGTAGAATTGGAATTGCTCATGCTAAAGCAAAGCAGGTACCGGATGCTATCAAAAAAGCAAATGAAATGGCAAGAAGAAAATTAATTCATATTCCACTACGAGAAGGAAGAACAATTCACCATGATGTTAAAGCAAAGGATGGATCTGGTAGAATTGTATTGAGGGCTGCATCAAAAGGAACAGGTATAATTGCAGGTGGTCCAGTTCGTGCCGTTTGTGAAGTTTTAGGTGTAAGAGATATTGTTGCTAAATCAATGGGAACTTCTAATGCTCATAATGTAATAAGAGCAACTATTAAAGCACTAATGAAACAAAATTCACCAAAACAAATTTCAGCTATTAGAAATAAAAAAATATCAGAAATAATTGAAAAAAGAGGCTAA
- the rplR gene encoding 50S ribosomal protein L18, whose amino-acid sequence MKLTTSIRKRFRVSNKVKKVASKDRFRLCISRSAKNISAQIIDDTKNTTLLSASSVEKDIKSGSKVNKTELSKIVAEKLAKKAQEKKITKIFFDRGVYKYHGRVKVFAETLRKNGMEF is encoded by the coding sequence ATGAAGTTAACCACATCAATTAGAAAACGTTTTAGAGTAAGTAATAAAGTTAAAAAAGTTGCATCTAAAGATAGATTTAGATTATGCATATCAAGGTCTGCTAAAAATATTTCTGCTCAAATTATTGATGATACCAAAAATACAACTTTATTATCTGCTTCATCAGTTGAAAAAGATATTAAATCTGGTTCTAAGGTAAATAAAACTGAACTTTCAAAAATTGTAGCTGAAAAACTAGCAAAAAAAGCTCAAGAAAAAAAAATAACAAAGATTTTTTTTGATAGAGGTGTTTACAAATATCATGGCCGAGTAAAAGTATTTGCAGAAACTTTACGTAAAAATGGAATGGAATTTTAA
- the rplF gene encoding 50S ribosomal protein L6 has translation MSKIGKINITIPEKVKVALAGNILNIEGPLGKKSLDIDLDIFNLDIKEGKEISIKPKKIDQNTKRLWGMNRSLINNAVIGSSTGYEKTLELVGVGYRAALKGNQLNLQLGYSHDIDFDIPEGIKIAVEKQTTLKITGSDKQLVGVVASKIKTFRKIEPYKGKGIREKGQYVLKKEGKKK, from the coding sequence ATGTCTAAAATCGGCAAAATAAATATTACAATCCCTGAAAAAGTTAAAGTTGCTTTAGCTGGTAATATTTTAAATATAGAGGGACCATTAGGAAAAAAATCATTGGATATAGATTTAGATATATTTAATCTAGATATTAAAGAGGGGAAAGAAATCTCAATTAAGCCAAAAAAAATAGATCAAAATACCAAAAGACTTTGGGGAATGAACAGAAGTCTAATTAATAACGCTGTTATAGGTTCAAGTACAGGTTATGAAAAAACTCTAGAATTAGTTGGTGTTGGATATAGAGCAGCTTTAAAAGGTAATCAGCTTAATTTGCAATTAGGTTATAGCCACGACATAGATTTTGACATTCCAGAAGGAATTAAAATAGCTGTTGAAAAACAAACCACTCTGAAAATAACTGGATCAGATAAACAGTTAGTTGGTGTTGTTGCTTCTAAAATTAAAACTTTTAGAAAAATTGAACCTTACAAAGGTAAAGGAATTAGAGAAAAAGGACAATATGTTCTTAAAAAAGAAGGAAAGAAAAAATAA
- the rpsH gene encoding 30S ribosomal protein S8 — translation MSLSDPIGDMIARVKNAQARNHKKVELPSSNFKSKIADILKNEGFIKDFKIVEEEKKPVLSLELKYHSGNPVISNFERVSKPGRRIFSSADSLPKINNGLGIAIVSTPKGVMTDMDARKQKVGGEIICKVF, via the coding sequence ATGAGTTTAAGTGACCCAATTGGAGATATGATAGCAAGAGTTAAAAACGCTCAAGCAAGAAATCACAAAAAAGTAGAATTACCATCTTCAAATTTTAAATCTAAAATTGCTGATATTTTAAAAAACGAGGGTTTTATTAAAGATTTTAAAATTGTAGAAGAAGAAAAAAAACCAGTTTTATCATTAGAGCTTAAATATCATTCTGGAAATCCGGTGATTAGTAATTTTGAAAGAGTGTCAAAACCTGGAAGAAGAATATTTTCAAGCGCTGACAGTTTGCCAAAAATCAATAACGGATTAGGAATAGCCATTGTATCAACTCCAAAAGGAGTTATGACTGATATGGATGCAAGAAAACAAAAAGTTGGTGGAGAAATAATCTGTAAGGTATTTTAA
- the rpsN gene encoding 30S ribosomal protein S14 translates to MAKLSSINKNNKRIKLSDRFYKKREKLKKIVMDKKLPLEERFKAQQKLSKLPRNSAKNRVMNRCQITGRPHGVYRKLKISRIALRQLGLQGKIPGLVKSSW, encoded by the coding sequence ATGGCTAAATTGAGTTCAATAAACAAAAATAATAAAAGAATAAAATTATCAGATAGATTTTATAAAAAGAGAGAAAAATTAAAGAAAATAGTTATGGATAAAAAACTTCCATTAGAAGAAAGATTTAAAGCACAGCAAAAACTTTCAAAGTTACCAAGAAATTCTGCGAAAAATAGAGTTATGAATAGATGTCAAATCACAGGAAGACCTCACGGTGTTTATAGAAAATTAAAGATATCAAGAATTGCATTAAGACAACTTGGATTGCAAGGAAAGATACCTGGTTTAGTTAAATCAAGTTGGTAG
- the rplE gene encoding 50S ribosomal protein L5, giving the protein MTPRLKELFFKEIQPALKSQFGLKNVYMGPKIEKIVLNMGLGLDGNDAKILKSCEEDLAKITGQKPVITKFKKSVANFKTRKGSNAGLKVTLRKNKMYEFLDRLVNIALPRIKDFRGLSANGFDKFGNYTFGIKEHIIFPEVSFDRADKVRGLDIVIVISSQNKDHSFALLEKMNFPFIKKGEN; this is encoded by the coding sequence ATGACACCAAGATTGAAAGAACTGTTTTTTAAGGAAATTCAACCTGCTTTAAAAAGTCAATTTGGATTAAAAAATGTTTATATGGGTCCTAAAATTGAAAAAATTGTTTTAAATATGGGCTTAGGATTAGATGGCAATGACGCTAAAATATTAAAATCTTGTGAGGAAGATCTAGCAAAGATTACTGGTCAAAAACCTGTTATTACAAAATTCAAAAAATCTGTAGCAAATTTTAAAACCAGAAAAGGATCTAATGCAGGTTTAAAAGTTACTTTAAGAAAGAATAAAATGTATGAGTTTCTAGACAGATTAGTAAATATCGCTTTACCAAGAATAAAAGATTTTAGAGGGCTTTCTGCTAATGGTTTTGATAAGTTTGGTAATTATACTTTTGGTATTAAAGAACACATTATTTTTCCAGAAGTTAGTTTTGATAGAGCTGACAAAGTAAGAGGCCTGGATATTGTAATTGTTATATCATCTCAAAATAAAGATCATAGTTTTGCATTACTAGAAAAAATGAATTTCCCATTTATTAAAAAAGGAGAAAATTAA
- the rplX gene encoding 50S ribosomal protein L24, whose protein sequence is MIKKGLKVIVLTGKDKRKEGEVIEIDRPNNRAKVKEINMVKKHVKTTKEKKGGIVSKENFIHISNLKLVDEKSTSKKTEAKK, encoded by the coding sequence ATGATTAAAAAAGGTCTTAAAGTAATAGTTTTAACTGGTAAGGATAAAAGAAAAGAGGGTGAAGTAATTGAAATAGATAGACCTAACAATAGAGCAAAAGTTAAAGAAATAAACATGGTTAAAAAACATGTAAAAACAACTAAGGAAAAAAAAGGTGGAATAGTTTCTAAGGAAAATTTTATTCACATCTCAAATTTAAAATTGGTTGATGAAAAAAGTACTAGTAAAAAAACTGAGGCTAAAAAATAA
- the rplN gene encoding 50S ribosomal protein L14 produces the protein MIQVQTELQVADNTGAKKIECIKVLGGSKRRYASIGDTIVIAVKEAIPKGKVKKGTVHKAVVVRVKKGIHRDDGSKVRFDNNAAVLVDDKGEPVGTRIFGPVTRELRNRGQMKIISLAPEVL, from the coding sequence ATGATTCAAGTTCAAACAGAATTACAAGTTGCTGATAACACTGGGGCAAAAAAAATAGAGTGTATTAAAGTTCTTGGTGGATCTAAAAGACGATATGCTAGTATTGGTGATACTATTGTCATTGCTGTTAAAGAAGCTATTCCTAAAGGAAAAGTCAAAAAAGGAACTGTGCATAAAGCTGTAGTGGTTAGAGTAAAAAAAGGAATACATAGAGATGATGGTTCTAAAGTTAGATTTGATAACAATGCGGCTGTATTAGTTGATGATAAAGGAGAGCCTGTGGGTACAAGAATTTTTGGACCTGTAACAAGAGAATTAAGAAACAGAGGGCAAATGAAGATAATTTCTTTAGCTCCAGAGGTATTATAA
- the rpsQ gene encoding 30S ribosomal protein S17, which yields MPKKILTGIVVSDKPNKTITVMVERKFSHPVLKKVIKVRKKYNAHDENNKFKNGDKVSIIESKPFSKNKKFQVMENTK from the coding sequence ATGCCTAAGAAAATTTTAACAGGAATAGTTGTAAGTGATAAACCAAATAAAACCATAACAGTTATGGTTGAAAGAAAATTTTCTCACCCTGTTCTTAAAAAAGTAATAAAAGTTAGAAAAAAATATAATGCACATGATGAAAATAACAAATTTAAAAATGGCGATAAGGTTTCTATAATTGAAAGTAAGCCATTTTCAAAGAATAAGAAATTTCAAGTAATGGAGAACACAAAATAA
- the rpmC gene encoding 50S ribosomal protein L29, protein MKKQEIKKLSKDEILKNIDKLKKDLFNFRFQKINSQITNPAKIGETKKTIARLKTTLKEKLNA, encoded by the coding sequence ATGAAGAAACAAGAAATTAAAAAATTGTCAAAAGATGAAATCTTGAAAAATATTGATAAGTTAAAAAAAGACTTATTTAATTTTAGATTTCAAAAAATAAACTCGCAGATAACAAATCCAGCTAAGATCGGCGAAACTAAGAAAACTATCGCTAGATTAAAAACAACTTTAAAGGAAAAATTAAATGCCTAA
- the rplP gene encoding 50S ribosomal protein L16, with protein sequence MLQPVRTKWRKAHKGRIHGNASRANFINYGAFALKAMSPERVTGKQIEAARVALTRHMKRQGRVWTRVFPNIPVSKKPIEVRMGKGKGSPEYYACRVKPGRILFEVDGVSEQIAKEALYKASAKLPIKTKTIKRFV encoded by the coding sequence ATGTTACAACCAGTAAGAACTAAGTGGAGAAAAGCTCATAAAGGAAGAATTCATGGTAATGCTTCAAGAGCTAACTTTATTAATTATGGCGCATTTGCTTTAAAAGCTATGTCACCAGAGAGAGTTACTGGTAAACAAATCGAAGCTGCGAGGGTAGCCTTAACAAGACACATGAAAAGACAAGGTAGAGTATGGACAAGGGTTTTTCCAAATATTCCAGTTTCAAAAAAACCTATTGAGGTAAGAATGGGTAAAGGTAAAGGCTCTCCTGAATATTACGCATGCAGAGTAAAGCCGGGCAGAATTTTATTTGAAGTTGATGGTGTATCAGAGCAAATTGCAAAAGAAGCTTTATATAAAGCATCAGCTAAATTACCAATAAAAACAAAAACTATTAAAAGATTTGTATAA
- the rpsC gene encoding 30S ribosomal protein S3 has product MGQKVNPVGFRLGVNRGWDSVWYAKKKDFGNFLIEDFKIREYIKKNVINSGVSKVMIERTSNKCYVTIYTSRPGFVIGKKGSDIDKIKNNLSKFTKNEVTLNIKEVKKPETNAYLVAENIAQQLVKRISYRRAMKRAMQSCIRLGAKGIKVSCSGRLGGNEIARTEWLRDGSIPSHTLRADIDYAEAEALTTYGIIGIKVWIYKGEVFAKEFSQETNKVTPKEGKQ; this is encoded by the coding sequence ATGGGACAAAAGGTTAATCCAGTTGGTTTTAGATTAGGTGTTAACAGAGGCTGGGACTCTGTTTGGTATGCTAAGAAAAAAGATTTTGGTAATTTTTTAATCGAAGATTTTAAGATAAGAGAATATATCAAAAAAAATGTGATTAATTCCGGTGTTTCTAAGGTGATGATAGAAAGAACCTCAAACAAGTGTTATGTGACTATATATACATCTAGACCTGGTTTCGTGATTGGAAAAAAAGGAAGTGATATCGATAAAATAAAAAATAATTTATCAAAATTCACAAAAAATGAAGTTACACTAAATATAAAAGAAGTGAAAAAACCAGAAACTAATGCGTATTTAGTTGCTGAAAATATTGCACAACAGCTCGTAAAAAGAATTTCTTACAGAAGAGCAATGAAAAGAGCAATGCAATCTTGCATAAGGCTTGGAGCAAAAGGAATAAAAGTTTCATGTAGTGGTAGATTGGGTGGAAATGAAATTGCAAGAACAGAATGGTTAAGAGATGGAAGTATACCATCACATACTCTAAGAGCAGATATCGATTATGCAGAAGCAGAAGCTCTAACAACTTATGGTATTATAGGGATAAAAGTTTGGATTTATAAAGGCGAAGTGTTTGCTAAAGAATTCAGTCAAGAAACTAACAAAGTTACACCAAAAGAAGGTAAACAATAA
- the rplV gene encoding 50S ribosomal protein L22 → MSKKKKIDKNKEKTVRSINNNIRSSVRKLNPILKGIVGKKVDVAIRDLQFSEKRITKDIRKTISSAVANAENNFQYDIDNLVVKEAYCGKKITMKRFRPRAKGRAAPILKPYSSVTIILSEAKKMESHGTKG, encoded by the coding sequence ATGAGTAAGAAAAAAAAGATTGATAAGAATAAAGAAAAAACTGTTAGGTCTATAAATAATAATATTAGATCTAGTGTAAGAAAGCTAAATCCAATTCTAAAAGGGATCGTTGGAAAAAAGGTTGATGTAGCGATTAGAGATTTACAATTTTCTGAAAAAAGAATTACAAAAGATATAAGAAAGACAATTAGTTCAGCAGTTGCAAATGCAGAGAATAATTTTCAATACGATATTGATAATTTAGTAGTTAAAGAAGCATACTGTGGAAAAAAAATAACTATGAAGAGATTTAGACCAAGAGCAAAAGGAAGAGCGGCTCCAATTCTAAAACCTTATTCAAGTGTAACAATTATTTTATCAGAAGCAAAAAAAATGGAGAGTCATGGGACAAAAGGTTAA